The proteins below come from a single Ruegeria sp. THAF33 genomic window:
- the fahA gene encoding fumarylacetoacetase gives MPLMTSWVASANDATHPFPLNNLPYGVFSTEGDDPRCGVAIGDMILDVTAAEAEGLITLSDEPLFDMPFWNPLMEEGPAVWTALRARLISLLAEGSDEQAKVEPLLFKQADAEMHLPFAVSEYTDFYAGRNHAFNVGTMFRGPENALPPNWLHIPIGYNGRASSVVVSGTDIRRPWGQLKAPDQDLPAFLPSRRFDIELEMGAIVGTPSDGPITVQEADDNIFGYVLLNDWSARDIQAWEYQPLGPFQAKATATSISPWIVTKAALEPFRCDTPPREFELLDHLKDCGPMLYDIDLAITMAPAGQPATTIARTNYNQMYYSAAQQLAHHTTSGCPMNTGDLLGSGTISGPTKDSRGSLLELSWGGKEPITLDTGETRSFIEDGDTLTLKGAAKGDGYTIGFGDCVGKLLPALENPYER, from the coding sequence ATGCCTCTAATGACATCCTGGGTGGCGTCGGCCAATGACGCGACACATCCGTTCCCACTGAATAACCTGCCGTATGGTGTCTTCTCGACCGAAGGTGATGATCCCCGCTGCGGTGTGGCCATCGGCGACATGATCCTCGACGTCACGGCCGCCGAAGCCGAGGGGTTGATCACCCTGAGCGATGAGCCGCTGTTCGACATGCCGTTCTGGAACCCTCTGATGGAGGAAGGCCCAGCCGTCTGGACCGCGCTGCGCGCGCGGCTGATCAGCCTGCTGGCCGAAGGGTCAGATGAACAAGCCAAGGTCGAACCGCTGCTTTTCAAACAGGCCGATGCGGAAATGCATCTGCCCTTTGCGGTCAGCGAATACACCGATTTCTACGCAGGCCGAAACCATGCCTTCAACGTGGGCACCATGTTCCGAGGGCCGGAAAACGCCCTGCCGCCGAATTGGCTGCACATTCCCATTGGTTACAACGGCCGCGCATCTTCGGTCGTGGTCTCAGGCACGGATATTCGCCGCCCCTGGGGTCAGTTGAAAGCCCCCGATCAGGACTTGCCCGCCTTCCTGCCCAGTCGCCGTTTTGACATCGAGCTTGAGATGGGCGCGATTGTCGGAACACCCTCGGATGGTCCGATCACCGTGCAGGAAGCGGATGACAATATCTTCGGCTACGTGCTTCTGAATGACTGGTCTGCGCGCGACATCCAGGCATGGGAATATCAGCCGCTGGGCCCGTTTCAGGCAAAGGCCACGGCAACCTCGATCAGCCCGTGGATCGTGACCAAGGCGGCGCTCGAGCCATTCCGCTGTGACACGCCACCCCGCGAGTTCGAGTTGCTGGATCACCTCAAGGATTGCGGGCCGATGCTCTATGACATCGATCTGGCGATCACCATGGCACCTGCCGGGCAACCCGCCACGACGATTGCTCGGACCAACTACAACCAGATGTACTATTCCGCTGCGCAGCAATTGGCGCATCACACCACATCAGGATGCCCCATGAACACGGGCGACCTGCTGGGATCGGGCACGATCTCGGGGCCGACGAAGGACAGCCGCGGTTCCCTTCTGGAACTCAGCTGGGGCGGCAAGGAACCGATCACGCTGGATACAGGCGAAACCCGCAGCTTCATCGAGGACGGCGATACCCTGACCCTCAAAGGTGCTGCCAAGGGCGATGGCTACACGATCGGTTTCGGCGATTGTGTGGGCAAGCTGCTGCCCGCACTCGAGAACCCCTACGAAAGATGA
- a CDS encoding LysE family translocator, translated as MSLDIWITYVATVLLLMSTPGPSQLLMLSNSATNGLRRGLFTAAGDLTANFLQMLAAGLGLAALIATSATALTVIKWLGVTYLVYLGIKQILKARMSETQTAPKASRKSLWMQGFITSAANPKAVVFFAALFPLFIDAALPFWPQFAILSSTYLVMDGMFLTAYGGSASWLARRLQGPAKLWLDRIGGSFMILAAILLGLKSLRPSA; from the coding sequence ATGAGCTTGGATATCTGGATCACCTATGTGGCAACGGTCCTGCTGCTGATGAGCACACCGGGACCCAGCCAGTTGCTGATGTTGTCAAACTCAGCGACAAACGGGCTTCGGCGCGGGCTGTTCACCGCTGCCGGAGATCTGACGGCGAACTTTCTGCAAATGCTGGCGGCGGGGCTGGGCCTAGCCGCCCTGATCGCCACATCTGCAACCGCACTGACGGTCATCAAGTGGCTTGGTGTCACCTATCTGGTTTATCTAGGGATTAAGCAGATCCTAAAGGCCCGTATGTCTGAAACGCAAACCGCGCCCAAGGCCAGCCGTAAATCGCTTTGGATGCAGGGGTTCATTACTTCCGCCGCAAATCCCAAGGCCGTGGTCTTTTTTGCAGCACTGTTTCCGCTGTTCATTGACGCAGCCCTGCCCTTCTGGCCGCAATTCGCCATTCTGTCGTCTACCTATCTGGTCATGGACGGGATGTTCCTGACCGCATATGGCGGCAGCGCAAGCTGGCTGGCTCGCCGTTTGCAAGGTCCGGCAAAGCTGTGGCTTGACCGCATTGGCGGCAGCTTCATGATCCTCGCTGCTATCTTGTTGGGGCTGAAATCCCTTCGCCCTTCTGCTTAA
- the hmgA gene encoding homogentisate 1,2-dioxygenase, producing MNRPTDPHTLTQAATPVGTHAGYMPGFGNDFETEALPEALPQGMNSPQRCNYGLYGEQLSGTAFTANPPERTWCYRIRPSVKHSHRYEKIDLPYWKSAPCIDPDVISLGQYRWDPIPHSDEGLNWMTGMRTMTTAGDVNTQVGMASHIYLVTESMVDDYFFSADSELLVVPQEGRLRFATELGIIDLEPKEIAIIPRGLLYRVEVLEGPARGFVCENYGQKFELPGRGPIGANCMANPRDFKAPVAAYEDRETPSTVTIKWCGQFHTTKIGHSPLDVVAWHGNYAPYKYDLRNYCPVGAILFDHPDPSIFTVLTAPSGQPGTANIDFVLFRERWMVMEDTFRPPWYHKNIMSELMGNIYGQYDAKPQGFVPGGTSLHNMMIPHGPDREAFDKASYSNLGPDKLDQTMSFMFETRFPQHLTPFAATEAPLQDDYIDCWTSLEKKFDGTPGKK from the coding sequence ATGAATCGTCCGACTGATCCGCATACGCTGACACAGGCCGCGACGCCTGTCGGAACTCATGCAGGCTATATGCCAGGCTTTGGGAACGACTTTGAAACCGAGGCCCTGCCCGAGGCCCTGCCGCAAGGCATGAACAGCCCGCAACGGTGCAACTATGGTCTTTACGGAGAGCAGCTGAGTGGCACGGCCTTTACCGCCAACCCACCCGAGCGCACCTGGTGCTATCGTATTCGCCCATCCGTAAAGCATTCACATCGTTATGAAAAAATTGACCTGCCCTACTGGAAATCGGCCCCCTGCATTGATCCGGATGTGATCAGCCTTGGCCAGTACCGCTGGGATCCCATCCCGCATTCCGACGAAGGTCTGAACTGGATGACGGGTATGCGGACCATGACGACCGCAGGTGACGTGAACACGCAGGTCGGCATGGCAAGCCACATCTATCTGGTCACGGAATCCATGGTGGATGACTATTTCTTCTCGGCTGATTCCGAATTGCTGGTTGTGCCACAGGAAGGGCGCCTGCGATTTGCGACAGAACTGGGAATCATCGACTTGGAACCCAAGGAAATCGCGATCATTCCACGCGGTTTGCTGTACCGGGTCGAGGTTCTGGAAGGCCCTGCGCGCGGCTTTGTCTGCGAGAATTACGGTCAGAAGTTTGAACTGCCGGGGCGCGGACCAATCGGTGCCAACTGCATGGCCAACCCGCGCGACTTCAAGGCACCGGTGGCCGCTTATGAGGATCGTGAAACCCCTTCTACCGTGACAATCAAATGGTGCGGGCAATTCCACACAACCAAGATCGGCCACAGCCCACTGGATGTCGTGGCATGGCACGGCAACTATGCGCCCTATAAATACGACCTGCGCAACTATTGCCCCGTCGGCGCGATCCTGTTTGACCACCCCGACCCGTCGATCTTTACCGTTCTGACGGCTCCGTCCGGCCAGCCCGGCACGGCCAATATCGACTTTGTCCTGTTCCGCGAACGCTGGATGGTGATGGAAGACACGTTCCGCCCGCCGTGGTACCACAAGAACATCATGTCCGAGCTGATGGGCAACATCTACGGCCAGTACGACGCGAAACCTCAGGGCTTTGTTCCCGGCGGCACAAGCCTGCACAACATGATGATCCCGCATGGCCCCGACAGGGAAGCCTTCGACAAGGCGTCATACTCCAACCTGGGGCCGGACAAGCTGGACCAGACAATGTCGTTCATGTTCGAAACCCGCTTCCCGCAGCACCTGACCCCGTTTGCCGCCACCGAAGCGCCGTTGCAGGATGATTACATCGACTGCTGGACATCGCTTGAGAAGAAGTTCGACGGAACGCCGGGCAAGAAATGA
- a CDS encoding MarR family winged helix-turn-helix transcriptional regulator codes for MTHDESEKNDDFYLQNFLPFLLNQAAERASLEFQAVYKGRYGMLRTEWRVLFHLGLFGEMTAKEIGERARMHKTKISRAVAKLEQRRYLKRTRDEADRRAEWLTLTPAGQSVYRDLRGVAANYDAKLSGLFKPEEAALLRQMLQRLAGLD; via the coding sequence ATGACACACGATGAATCCGAAAAAAATGATGACTTTTATCTGCAAAATTTTCTGCCCTTCCTGCTGAATCAGGCGGCCGAACGGGCTTCGCTAGAGTTTCAGGCAGTTTACAAGGGCCGTTACGGGATGCTCAGAACCGAATGGCGCGTATTGTTCCATTTGGGTTTGTTTGGCGAGATGACCGCCAAGGAAATCGGTGAGCGCGCCAGAATGCACAAAACCAAAATCAGCCGCGCTGTCGCCAAGCTGGAACAGCGTCGATACCTGAAACGCACACGGGACGAAGCGGATCGGCGGGCGGAATGGTTGACACTAACACCAGCAGGGCAATCTGTGTATCGTGACCTGCGCGGCGTTGCTGCTAATTACGATGCGAAACTGTCAGGCCTGTTCAAACCGGAAGAGGCCGCGTTGTTGCGACAAATGCTGCAAAGGTTGGCTGGTTTGGACTGA
- a CDS encoding adenylate/guanylate cyclase domain-containing protein, producing the protein MTLPDSASVFSHSLIDWLVNKGLEGAGQEELLEGFCARLVEMGIPLMRFHAAQSTLHPVYGGTGYSWYNGAGGESEKFEYTETPSEVWQQSPLYALLNDDLDEIRVKLVDHNEPSRFPLLNDLREIGATDYYATGLSYEGASQLRPDGTKKVSDGVLMSWTSDAPNGFEDSDLNKIQTVLPHLGLALKSAKNQDLAKDLMRVYLGRDAGRRVLSGEIRRGSLQQIDAVIWNFDLEGFTTLSEDLPGHEIIDMLNDYLAVAVGVVHDKGGNILKFMGDGLMAMFDVGEIDEDARAALDAVPLLQSRMGELNARRRAQGLPVANYTLALHSGEILYGNIGSETRLDFTVIGPAVNQAARIAGMHRSLGQRILISDDVARAAQPCAQELVSVGRYMLRGVNEPKELFTVYSPGGPSESD; encoded by the coding sequence ATGACATTGCCAGATTCCGCTTCAGTTTTCTCACATTCCCTGATTGATTGGCTGGTCAACAAGGGGCTAGAGGGCGCCGGGCAAGAAGAGCTGTTGGAAGGGTTTTGTGCCCGATTGGTGGAAATGGGTATTCCGTTGATGCGCTTTCATGCGGCGCAGTCGACCCTGCATCCGGTTTACGGAGGTACAGGTTACAGCTGGTACAACGGCGCGGGCGGTGAATCCGAGAAGTTTGAATACACGGAAACGCCCAGCGAAGTTTGGCAGCAAAGCCCACTCTATGCGCTGCTGAACGATGATCTGGATGAAATCCGGGTCAAACTGGTCGACCATAATGAACCCAGCCGCTTTCCTTTGTTGAATGATCTGCGTGAAATCGGAGCGACAGACTATTATGCCACCGGCTTGTCATATGAAGGGGCCAGTCAACTGCGCCCCGACGGCACGAAGAAGGTCAGCGATGGTGTTCTGATGTCCTGGACCAGCGACGCACCGAACGGATTCGAAGACAGCGATCTGAACAAAATACAAACTGTACTGCCGCATCTGGGGCTGGCGCTCAAATCCGCCAAGAACCAGGATCTGGCCAAGGATCTGATGCGGGTTTATCTGGGGCGGGATGCCGGTCGCCGGGTTCTGTCGGGTGAAATTCGGCGTGGGTCTTTGCAGCAAATCGATGCTGTGATCTGGAATTTCGACCTCGAAGGCTTCACCACGCTGTCCGAAGACCTGCCTGGCCATGAGATCATCGACATGCTGAACGACTATCTGGCCGTCGCGGTGGGTGTGGTGCATGACAAGGGCGGCAACATCCTGAAATTCATGGGTGACGGCCTGATGGCAATGTTCGATGTCGGAGAGATCGACGAAGACGCCCGTGCCGCGCTTGATGCTGTGCCTTTGTTGCAGTCCCGCATGGGTGAACTGAACGCAAGGCGCCGCGCGCAAGGTCTGCCGGTGGCCAACTATACGCTGGCCCTACATTCGGGCGAGATTCTCTATGGCAATATCGGGTCCGAGACCCGGCTGGACTTCACTGTGATCGGCCCGGCTGTCAACCAGGCCGCCCGCATTGCGGGAATGCACCGGTCTTTGGGTCAAAGGATCCTTATCTCGGACGATGTCGCCCGCGCTGCACAGCCCTGCGCGCAGGAGCTTGTCTCGGTCGGCCGCTACATGCTGCGCGGCGTGAATGAGCCGAAAGAGTTGTTTACGGTATACAGTCCCGGCGGGCCATCAGAATCCGATTGA
- a CDS encoding MHYT domain-containing protein encodes MEFLDFGHNPWLVVTSFVVALVAGATGLSLTRDLSEKSLSQRRLAIALGAVALGGGIWSMHFVAMLGLRLPILFYYDAAITLASALIAILMVALALVLLHFTERSRGIIIAAGAIVGAGILAMHYVGMAGMQLCKPVYTLQGVLGSSVLAIVLCILAIGVAYNERSNRTIAIGTLCFGVAVFSVHFLAMAGTNFVALKDIREFGPVISNEVMAVGVILSSFVIFGAFLWVGTTYLVPTQATEIPMTGVAQDEPSANQTPPIRIPCERDGGKVFIAAPDVAFVRADGHYTQVYTRTEKYFCVWPITEAVKRLEPTGFLRVHRSYIVNPKKVARFERTKDKGQCTFGEADLPPVPVSRSNLKAALTAFG; translated from the coding sequence ATGGAATTTCTGGACTTCGGACATAACCCTTGGTTGGTGGTTACATCGTTCGTTGTGGCGCTAGTTGCTGGGGCCACGGGATTGTCTTTGACGAGGGATTTGTCCGAAAAGTCGCTTTCACAACGCAGGTTGGCCATCGCGTTGGGTGCCGTTGCTTTGGGTGGTGGGATCTGGTCAATGCACTTCGTGGCTATGCTTGGCCTAAGGCTGCCCATCCTGTTTTACTATGATGCTGCAATTACGCTCGCATCTGCGCTTATTGCGATCCTTATGGTCGCCTTGGCGCTTGTCCTTTTGCATTTCACTGAGCGTTCCAGGGGGATCATCATAGCTGCCGGAGCAATCGTAGGCGCGGGCATCTTGGCGATGCACTATGTGGGAATGGCTGGCATGCAGCTTTGCAAACCCGTTTATACCCTTCAAGGGGTGCTCGGGTCGTCAGTATTGGCTATTGTCCTGTGCATTCTCGCGATCGGCGTTGCCTATAATGAGCGTTCCAACAGGACCATCGCGATCGGCACGCTGTGTTTTGGCGTAGCTGTCTTTTCAGTGCATTTCCTGGCCATGGCAGGAACCAATTTTGTAGCCTTGAAAGATATCCGAGAGTTTGGGCCCGTCATCAGCAACGAAGTCATGGCCGTTGGGGTGATCTTGTCGAGCTTTGTTATCTTCGGCGCATTTTTGTGGGTTGGCACAACTTATCTTGTGCCTACGCAAGCCACAGAGATCCCGATGACAGGCGTGGCCCAAGACGAGCCTTCAGCAAACCAGACCCCACCTATTCGCATCCCCTGTGAAAGAGACGGAGGCAAGGTCTTTATTGCCGCGCCTGACGTTGCATTCGTCAGGGCGGATGGTCACTACACGCAAGTCTACACCCGCACAGAAAAGTACTTTTGCGTCTGGCCGATCACTGAAGCGGTCAAACGGCTAGAGCCAACCGGCTTTTTGCGCGTGCATCGCAGCTATATCGTGAACCCCAAAAAAGTCGCGCGGTTTGAACGGACCAAAGACAAGGGACAATGCACCTTTGGTGAGGCCGATCTTCCCCCGGTGCCGGTCAGCCGATCAAACCTGAAAGCAGCACTGACCGCCTTTGGGTAA
- a CDS encoding xanthine dehydrogenase family protein subunit M codes for MIPAAFEYYRPKDLAGALSVLVEHGDDARVLAGGHSLIPMMKLRMAEVPHLIDLQDVEGLSGISIEGDSIRIGAMTTQHDIIDNAQLALAAPIMREASLQIADPQVRYMGTVGGNVANGDPGNDMPGLMQCLDATFTLVGPDGQRKVAARDFYEAAYMTDREDEEILTAVEFDAPKGGYAYEKQKRKIGDYATAAAAVLLTKENGTCTSASIAMTNLSDTPVHSEKAGAALVGTSLDDAAIKAAVDAMLGDIDPTQDNRGPIEFKRHAAAIILRRAIENAWARA; via the coding sequence ATGATTCCAGCTGCCTTTGAATATTATAGACCTAAGGATTTGGCGGGCGCCCTGTCCGTACTTGTGGAGCACGGAGATGACGCACGGGTCCTCGCAGGGGGGCACAGTCTGATACCCATGATGAAGCTCCGCATGGCCGAAGTGCCACATCTGATCGACTTGCAGGATGTGGAGGGATTGAGCGGCATCTCCATTGAGGGGGATAGCATCCGCATCGGGGCGATGACGACGCAACATGACATCATCGACAACGCTCAATTGGCGTTGGCTGCTCCGATCATGCGCGAGGCTTCTTTGCAGATCGCAGACCCGCAAGTGCGTTATATGGGCACGGTTGGCGGCAACGTTGCAAACGGCGACCCGGGTAATGACATGCCGGGCTTGATGCAGTGTCTGGACGCGACTTTCACTTTGGTCGGGCCGGATGGCCAACGCAAAGTCGCGGCCCGTGATTTCTACGAAGCGGCTTATATGACTGACCGTGAGGATGAAGAGATCCTGACAGCGGTGGAGTTCGATGCACCAAAGGGCGGGTACGCCTACGAAAAGCAAAAGCGCAAAATCGGCGACTACGCCACTGCGGCTGCTGCGGTCCTCTTAACTAAAGAAAATGGGACTTGCACCTCGGCTTCCATCGCGATGACCAATCTGAGCGATACACCGGTTCATTCTGAAAAAGCTGGCGCTGCGCTTGTCGGCACGTCCCTGGATGATGCGGCAATCAAAGCGGCGGTGGACGCGATGTTGGGCGACATTGACCCCACACAGGACAACCGCGGTCCCATTGAATTCAAACGTCACGCAGCGGCGATTATCTTGCGCCGTGCGATCGAAAACGCCTGGGCCAGAGCCTGA
- a CDS encoding (2Fe-2S)-binding protein produces MSKKKHFTLTVNGEEQEFLAEPRELLIHTLRERLRKTGPHIGCETSHCGACTVTMNGKSVKSCTVFVAQADGAEITTIEGLGNPDSLHVLQEAFKEHHGLQCGFCTPGMITRASKLLEENPNPTEEEVRFGMAGNLCRCTGYQNIVKSILAAAAEMNSAKEAAQ; encoded by the coding sequence ATGTCAAAGAAGAAACATTTCACTCTAACAGTGAATGGCGAGGAGCAAGAGTTCTTGGCTGAACCGCGCGAACTGCTGATTCACACCCTGCGCGAACGACTGCGCAAGACCGGTCCGCACATTGGTTGCGAGACCTCGCATTGCGGCGCTTGCACCGTGACCATGAACGGCAAATCGGTGAAGTCCTGTACCGTGTTCGTAGCACAGGCTGACGGTGCCGAAATCACCACGATCGAAGGGCTTGGTAACCCGGACAGCCTGCACGTGCTGCAGGAAGCTTTCAAAGAACACCACGGTCTTCAATGCGGCTTCTGCACACCGGGTATGATCACCCGCGCATCCAAGCTTTTGGAAGAAAACCCGAACCCAACTGAAGAAGAGGTGCGCTTTGGCATGGCGGGTAACCTCTGCCGCTGTACCGGGTATCAGAACATCGTCAAATCTATCCTCGCCGCCGCGGCCGAGATGAACTCTGCGAAGGAGGCGGCACAATGA
- a CDS encoding aerobic carbon-monoxide dehydrogenase large subunit: MNKELTREERTDALGGMGCKRKRVEDARFTQGKGNYVDDIKLPGMLHGDFVRSPYAHAKIVSINAEAALALDGVIAVLTAEDLAPLGLHWMPTLAGDKQMVLADGKVLFQGQEVAFVVAKDRYIAADAVELVEVEYEELPVLTDPHEALESDVVLREDLMGEGGAIPDGAHGPRKHPNHIFTWEVGEKDATEQVMGEADVVAEEMVYYHRTHPCPLETCGCVASMDKVNGKLTLHGTFQAPHAIRTVVSLISGIEEHNIRVISPDIGGGFGNKVGAYPGYVCSVVASIVTGVPVKWVEDRMENLMTTAFARDYWMKGKISATKEGKITGLWCHTTADHGGFDACADPTKFPAGFMNICTGSYDIPTAYLAVDGVYTNKAPGGVSYRCSFRVTEAAYFIERMIEVLAIELNMDAAELRRINFIKKEQFPYQSALGWEYDSGDYHTAWDKALNAVDYEGLRAEQDQRIEDFKAGKTRKLMGIGLTHFTEIVGAGPVKNCDILGLGMFDSCEIRIHPTGSAIARLGTISQGQGHATTFAQILATEIGLPADSITIEEGDTDTAPYGLGTYGSRSTPVAGAATAMAGRKIRAKAQMIAAYLLEVHDDDVEFDVDRFVVKGAPEKFKTMKEIAFAAYNQAIPGIEPGLEAVSYYDPPNMTYPFGAYVCVMDIDVDTGVTDIRRFYALDDCGTRINPMIIEGQVHGGLTEALAVALGQEIAYDEMGNVKTGTLMDFFLPTAWEVPNYETDHTVTPSPHHPIGAKGVGESPHVGGVPCFSNAVNDAFRAFGLRHTHMPHDHWRIWKTANELGLHG, encoded by the coding sequence ATGAATAAGGAACTGACCCGCGAAGAACGCACCGACGCACTGGGAGGAATGGGTTGCAAGCGCAAGCGCGTTGAAGATGCCAGGTTTACCCAAGGCAAAGGCAATTACGTTGACGACATCAAACTGCCCGGCATGCTGCATGGTGATTTCGTGCGTTCGCCCTATGCCCACGCCAAGATCGTGTCGATCAATGCCGAGGCGGCATTGGCGCTGGACGGCGTGATTGCCGTACTGACGGCCGAAGACCTCGCCCCCCTTGGTCTTCACTGGATGCCGACGCTGGCTGGCGACAAACAGATGGTTCTGGCTGACGGCAAGGTGCTCTTCCAAGGTCAGGAAGTGGCATTTGTTGTGGCAAAGGACCGTTATATTGCAGCCGATGCAGTCGAGCTGGTCGAAGTGGAGTATGAAGAACTCCCCGTTTTGACCGATCCCCACGAAGCATTGGAATCCGACGTGGTTCTTCGCGAAGACCTGATGGGCGAAGGTGGAGCGATTCCAGATGGGGCCCACGGCCCACGCAAACACCCTAACCACATCTTTACCTGGGAGGTTGGCGAGAAGGATGCGACCGAGCAGGTAATGGGGGAGGCTGACGTGGTCGCTGAAGAGATGGTGTATTACCATCGCACGCACCCATGTCCGCTCGAAACTTGTGGCTGCGTGGCTTCGATGGACAAGGTCAACGGCAAGCTCACGCTGCACGGCACGTTCCAGGCGCCTCACGCTATTCGCACAGTGGTCAGCCTGATCTCGGGCATTGAAGAGCACAATATCCGCGTGATCTCGCCCGACATCGGTGGCGGCTTTGGCAACAAGGTTGGGGCTTACCCCGGCTATGTGTGCTCGGTCGTGGCCTCGATTGTCACCGGTGTTCCGGTGAAATGGGTCGAGGACCGTATGGAAAACCTGATGACCACCGCTTTTGCCCGTGACTACTGGATGAAAGGTAAGATCAGCGCCACCAAAGAGGGTAAAATCACCGGTCTCTGGTGCCACACGACCGCAGACCACGGCGGCTTTGACGCCTGTGCCGACCCGACCAAGTTCCCGGCTGGGTTTATGAACATCTGTACCGGGTCTTACGACATTCCGACTGCGTATTTGGCAGTGGACGGCGTTTACACCAACAAAGCGCCGGGCGGGGTCAGTTATCGCTGCTCCTTCCGTGTAACCGAAGCCGCTTACTTCATTGAACGCATGATCGAGGTTCTGGCGATAGAGTTGAACATGGACGCGGCCGAGCTGCGCCGGATCAACTTCATCAAGAAAGAGCAGTTTCCCTATCAGTCCGCGCTTGGGTGGGAGTATGATTCCGGCGACTATCACACTGCTTGGGATAAGGCGCTAAATGCCGTCGATTACGAAGGGCTGCGTGCAGAACAAGATCAACGGATCGAGGATTTCAAGGCGGGCAAAACCCGAAAGCTGATGGGCATCGGCCTGACGCATTTCACCGAAATCGTCGGTGCTGGACCCGTCAAAAATTGTGATATCCTTGGTCTTGGCATGTTCGACAGCTGTGAAATTCGCATTCACCCGACCGGCTCAGCGATCGCACGCCTTGGCACCATCTCGCAAGGCCAGGGCCATGCCACGACCTTTGCACAGATCCTCGCAACCGAGATCGGTCTGCCGGCGGATAGTATTACCATCGAAGAGGGTGATACGGATACCGCGCCCTACGGTCTTGGAACATACGGCTCGCGCTCGACGCCTGTAGCGGGTGCCGCGACCGCGATGGCAGGGCGCAAGATCCGCGCCAAAGCACAGATGATCGCGGCCTACCTGCTGGAAGTGCATGACGATGATGTCGAATTCGACGTGGATCGTTTCGTGGTCAAGGGCGCGCCTGAAAAGTTCAAGACGATGAAGGAAATCGCCTTTGCCGCCTACAATCAGGCCATTCCGGGCATCGAGCCGGGTCTGGAGGCGGTCAGCTACTATGACCCGCCGAACATGACCTATCCCTTTGGCGCCTACGTCTGCGTGATGGACATCGATGTGGACACCGGTGTGACCGACATTCGCCGCTTCTATGCGCTGGATGACTGCGGCACGCGCATAAACCCGATGATCATCGAGGGCCAGGTGCACGGTGGTTTGACCGAGGCGCTGGCCGTCGCTCTGGGGCAAGAGATCGCCTATGACGAGATGGGCAACGTCAAGACCGGCACATTGATGGATTTCTTCCTGCCGACCGCATGGGAAGTGCCGAATTACGAGACCGATCACACCGTTACCCCCAGCCCGCACCACCCAATTGGCGCCAAAGGAGTCGGCGAAAGCCCCCATGTGGGCGGCGTGCCCTGTTTCTCCAACGCAGTGAATGATGCCTTCCGTGCCTTTGGCCTGCGTCACACCCATATGCCGCACGATCACTGGCGGATCTGGAAGACAGCAAACGAACTGGGCCTTCACGGCTAA
- a CDS encoding MoxR family ATPase, with translation MTWTDLQSALVEQNYVASDDLAVSLHLALSLRRPLLLEGAAGVGKTEVARVLAAAQNTQLIRLQCYEGLDASQAIYEWNYQRQLLAIRASSEAGEAGKAVEDRIFSREYLLERPLLSAITQDVSPVLLIDEIDRADEEFEAFLLEILADYQITVPELGTIKATTVPTVILTSNGTRDLSDALRRRCLFNYVDYPDRTTELAILKARCAGIEAQLADQVIEFVQTLRKEELEKVPGIAETLDFAAALMGLGIADLTENPAALQATLTTLLKTQSDRAHITSEVAQRIAGKAA, from the coding sequence ATGACTTGGACCGATCTCCAATCTGCACTTGTAGAACAGAACTACGTCGCCTCAGACGATCTGGCGGTGTCGCTGCATTTGGCTTTGTCATTGCGCCGCCCTCTACTGCTGGAAGGCGCGGCGGGCGTAGGAAAAACCGAAGTTGCCCGAGTACTGGCTGCGGCCCAGAACACGCAGTTGATCCGCCTGCAATGCTATGAAGGTCTGGACGCCTCTCAGGCGATCTACGAGTGGAATTACCAACGACAACTACTGGCGATCCGTGCGTCCTCTGAAGCAGGCGAGGCCGGCAAGGCGGTCGAGGATCGGATATTCTCGCGTGAGTATTTGTTGGAGCGCCCCTTACTGTCGGCGATCACGCAAGACGTTTCTCCGGTTTTATTGATCGATGAAATCGACCGCGCAGACGAAGAGTTCGAAGCTTTCCTGCTCGAAATCCTCGCTGATTACCAAATCACCGTTCCGGAGCTTGGCACCATCAAAGCCACCACTGTGCCAACAGTTATACTGACCTCGAATGGCACCCGCGACTTGTCGGACGCGCTGAGGCGTCGCTGCCTTTTCAATTATGTCGATTATCCCGACCGGACAACGGAACTCGCGATCCTAAAAGCCCGGTGTGCTGGGATTGAAGCGCAGCTGGCCGATCAGGTGATCGAGTTCGTCCAGACGCTGCGCAAGGAAGAGCTTGAGAAGGTGCCCGGAATCGCGGAGACACTGGATTTTGCCGCCGCGCTCATGGGGTTAGGGATTGCTGATCTCACGGAAAACCCGGCAGCCCTCCAAGCCACACTCACGACACTTCTAAAAACTCAGAGCGATCGCGCACATATCACTAGCGAAGTGGCACAACGCATCGCGGGGAAGGCCGCATGA